The DNA window GGGGCCGGGAacctgctgggctgggccaCTTGATCCCCCGGGGGAGGGACACGGgccccccacacccccagcgCCAGGACGGGGGAGCAGGGTGCTGGGATCagcttccccccctccctgcacaccccGATCTCCGGGAGTTTACCTGAATCCAGCGCGATGCTGCTGCACTGGGGGGGCTAaaggggggctgtggggagggaacAGGGTCACCCCCACCCCCgggctggcactggcagctcAGGCCCCCAAAAGTggctccctgagcccccccaagCACCTTCAGTGAAGAGGGTTTGATGGAGATTCCCGCGGGTTtgcagccccctcccccccatCAAATCTGTGtcccgggctggggggggcccagCCCTGGGTAGGGAGACTGTgatggggggggacacagggtgttttgggggttcctctcccctcccagctgaaGTTTGGCTGCTCACCCCCCTCCCAATGCAACCAGCAATGGCAGAAACTGGGCTCTTCCACTCCCAGTCCCATACTGGGAAGGGCCCCTGGACTGGGACAGTTActgggggcagagctgtgttCAAGGAGCCCCCAACCCCCCCTCAACCACCACAGCCCTTTCTGGTCCCCTTTTGGggggaagccctggcacagccccagttcctggagcagggggagcccCCCGGGATGGGCAGTAAAtccggggggggagggggctgaGAGGGTAAAGATTCCCAAATTGAAGCCTGTTTCCCTGGAGAGGGGGACACCTGTTACCCTGTGGATGGAAGAGGTGGTGAGGTGGTTTAATCCCCCCAGGTGGGACCCCCCAAGTGCTCCAAGAGGGGTCTTGGGGGCACAGCTGGTCATCTGGGGGAGGTTCCCCATTTTGGGGGGGCTCTTAGTGGGGGTACCTGTATGGCCAGTCctgggggggtggaggggggggcCACCTCATTGCATCCAACTTGTTTCATCTTctctgggggtcctggagggAGTCACCCCAAGTCCCTCCGAGTGCCAAAAATGCCCCCAAAACTGGGATGCCACCCTGCCCCATCCTGGCAGGGGGGGGAACCCTGGAGGGGCACCTGGACCCTCTCTTGGGGAGGCACCaaacctgctgctccagcccaatCTGGGCCAAACCCCAAGGTTTTCAGCCTGAACCTGGTGCCCCCCGGGGCAGCCCATGGGTGCCCCCCCTCTCCCTGGGCCATCTCAccccccctcctggcagggggGATCCAGTTCTTCATTTCTGAGCAATAAAACACATTTGTAATAAGTTATTTCTGGCTCTGGCACTGTTATAGAGTCTGGTGGGGGTGAGATTCCCACCTGGGTCTTGGGTCAGCTCTGGGAATGGGGTTTGCTGTCTCCATCAGGGTTGGATTCACTCCTGGAGCTCCACAggcccagccctgagctgtcccacagggatggggtgggaatTGGGGCTGTCCCAGCTTCCCTCCCTCAAACCAGGGTGAATCCCTCAGGATTCCATCCCTGGGAgatgcccctgtgccagggaaactgaggcccAGCAAGGTGCAAGGCTGAGCTGTGGCAAGGCCAGGCTTTGGGGAGGCTGGGTTTGGTGTCTGGGAGCAGAGACGATTCCAGTGGGAACACCAGGATGGTGCCAGAAATcccaggacagagctggggagggctcAGGGAATGGGACGGGGGGGACCTGCCACCCCCGAGGCCACcaaccccccaaaccaacagaGGGGGGGCAAGGGGAACATTAAACCTTCTGGGGACAGGACCCCCGTGGGATGTGAGGGGTGATGGGGACAAGGGCAGATGAGGACCCCCCTCCCAGCTCGGGGTGGGGACACAGACAGAGCCTGGGCACACTCAGGGCAGAGATATCaccaaatatatataatttatatacaGCTCACCCCACTggccccccagagccccccaggaggggctgggcagggtcAGCCTCTCGCCCCACACAAGGGACCCCCTCCCACACTGACCCCCCTGTTTGGGCTGCAGAGGGCACCGGGAGGGAGGTGGCCCTGAAAGCAACCTCaggggtgggcacagccccagggggGGTCAATCTGCCCGGGGGGGGcacatccctgcccagggatgggCAGATCCCGGGGGGGTACTGCCTTTGGGGTGGGGGGATCTACCCCGGGGTGGGCACAGACCCCCTCACCCGACGGGAACCCCCCAGGGCACCAGAGCCCCCCACCCTCAGCTGTGGGACGAGCCTGgaagggggcagaggggcaggatggCACCTCACCAaggaccccccagccccaccctcttccccacccccccaggTCTCCAGGCACCCCCCAGGCCCCCCAGAGCCGCTCCCTGCCCCCGCCCCGTGTCCATGTCCCCgtcactgcagcagctcctcccaggaGATGGGCCTGGAGAAGacctccctctccagccacaGGTCGTAGTTGACCTGGAAGTCCTCGGGCAGCTCCACTCGCTGGCCCAGCACGCTCTGCAGGCAGTTGTCCACGGGCACGAACTCGGGGTTGCCGTGGGCGCGGTCGTAGCGCCGCGCGTTGAAGCGCTCGATGCTGGCACGGAGGGCACACTCCTCCGCCTGGAAGTCCCAGGGACGGGCATCCAGGTctggcaggagagagaaaacagctcaGGGAGGAGCCCAAAGCCcctgggaaaaggaaggggggTTGCAGGTCCCCACCAGGGCAGACACGGCAGCTCCATCACATCAGCAACAGGAGACGCCGTGGGTTTGGACCCCTCGGGCCAAAAACAGTCCCAAAAAAATGGGATGTCACCTCAGCCCAGCTCCTAAACCCTGATAGGGGGGGCACCTGCTGTTCCAGCCTGATTTAGGGCAAAACCCAAGCTTTTCAGCCAAAGGGAGCCCCAAAacctggcacagccctgagccctGCAAAGCCTCCACCTGGAatccctcctgcatcccagaCCTCTGGACTGGGTTTGGCTCAGCTGGACTGGgcctggctgagctgggaagggctaggaagggctgggaaagagctgggaagggctgggaaaatgctgggaaagagctgggaaaggctggcAAAGAGCCAGGAATGGCTGGCAAGAGCTGGGAAAGAGCTGGGAAGaactgggaaaggctgggaagagcagctttgTGGGCACCCGGTCAAGGTCAAGCAGCCAAGGTCGCCCCACCTCATGTGCACaagccccggggcagcccctgcaGTGGGAAGGCATCGGGAATGCCGCGGGAATGCCatgggaatgctgtgggaatGCATTGGGAATGCCGTGGGAATGCATTGGGAATGCCGTGGGAACGCCttgggaatgctgtgggaacACCGTGGGAACGCCATGGGAATGCCGTGGGAATGCATTGGGAATGCCGTGGGAATGCCGTGGGAATGCATTGGGAATGCCGTGGGAATGCATTGGGAATGCATTGGGAATGCCGTGGGAATGCATTGGGAATGCATTGGGAACACCGTGGGAACGCCATGGGAATGCATTGGGAATGCATTGGGAATGCCATGGGAACACCGTGGGAACGCCATGGGAATGCATTGGGAATGCCATGGGAACACCGTGGGAACGCCATGGGAATGCCGTGGGAATGCATTGGGAATGCCGTGGGAATGCATTGGGAATGCCATGGGAACACCGTGGGAACGCCATGGGAATGCCGTGGGAATGCATTGGGAATGCCGTGGGAATGCATTGGGAATGCATTGGGAACACCGTGGGAAcgccgcgggcgggcgggaggTACCGTTGCCGTAGGCCCAGTCGTCGTTGAGGCGGTGCCGAACCTTCTGGTAGATGGCTGACATGGTTTTCATGTTGCTCTTCCTCCACTGGCGCCCCAGGTACTTGGTCTGCACCTTGAGCAGCTTGAGCACGTAGAGCTGCAGCATGGCCTGCTTCACCTTCAGAGCCCGCTTCAGGATCGGCGCCGACTTGAACACCACCAGCATCTgcggggacagggacggggggacagggacaggggggatagggatgggggggacaggggggatagggatgggggggacagggtgggacagggacgggggggaaagggatggggggggacaggggtgaggtgggatggggtggagtgggatggggtgggacagggatgggtgggacaggggtggggtgggatggggtgggacagggatgggggggacaggggtggggtgggacaggggtggggtggggtgggatggggatttggtggggtgggatggggtgggacagggatgggtgggacagggatggggtgggacaggggtggggtggtgggacagggaggggtggggtgggataGGATGAGTGGGACAGGGGTGAGGTGGGACAAGGATGGGGTAGGATGGGTAGGAGAggaatggggtgggatgggatggggtggggcagggaaggatgggatggggtAGGATGGGTGGTacaggggtggggtgggatggggtgggtgGTACAGGGGTGGGGcgggatggggtggggtgggatgggacagggatggggtggaacagggatggggtaggatgggtgggacagggatggggtggggtgggatgggacagggatggggtggaacagggatgggggaagatGGGATGGCATGAGATGGGGTCCTGTGTCAaccccctcccccagctccctctcccccctTTCCATCCCCCCTCACTcgcttctccctccccaccaaGGGCTGGGTTGCCACAAGGTGTTCCCACAGCTCAGGCCCTCAGTGAGATGCCCAGTccagccaggctgagctccaGAACATTGCCAGCCCTCACCATGGTGCGGGAATGCTTCCACTTGGTCAGTTTGTTCAGGATGCGCAGGAGGTTGATGCAGGAGAAGAGGTTCCTCCAGCAGAACTGGTTGTTGTCTCCGGCCTCCTGCGGGGAGGACGGGCAGGGTCAGGCAAGGGAAGGGAGCAAGGATGGggagaggctgggctgggcttgtCCAAAGAGTATGCAGGCATGGAATCACCCAGTCATGGAATTggtaaggttggaaaagccctcccagaccaccaagtccaaccatcccccagcactgccaaggccaccactgaccatgtccccaagtgccacatccacaggttttttggacacctccaggaacggggactccaccacctccctgggcagccccttccaaggcctgatcacccttgttccctgggagcagagcctgaccaccccctccctggctctcccctcctgtcagggagttgcagagccagaaggtcccccctgagtctccttttctccaggatgagccccccccagctccctcagttctcctgctgctccagacccttccccagctctgttccattccctggacatgctccagcccctcaatatcCTTCTTGTCCTGAGGGGCCCAGAAGTGACCCCAGCAGAGATCTGCTGTACTCCCCAGAAGCCCCAGGAGCATGGAGAgggtgccagggctgggtgggggAGCCCCCATttcccccagggacaccccaggacTGGCACAGCTGGACTCACCAGGCTCTCGGCCGTCAGCTCCGGCAGCTCGTGCACCACACAGTAGGGATAGTCcagcacagagatgctgcaggaaggagaggggggTCGTGCTGatcccccacagcccccactgATCCCTCCCACACCCCCCTGGCCTCAGGGGCAATGCAGACCCCACCTCCCACCCACTGGAGACTGTCCGTGGTGGGCACTTCCCACCgtgcctgtgcccagggaggggctacagaggggagaggaagcagggccccctccccacagcccacagggatgcaggggagCAGCTCCCCCCCCACCTGTTCTTGGCAGTGATGTAGGACATGATGTTCTGGTTGAAGAACTTAAGGATGAGCGGGATGCAGTTGGCAAAGACCAGGTGCTGGGCCATGTACTCGaactggggaggggaaaagcaggTGAATGGGGACCAGGGGGGTCCTGCCCGTGCCCAAATCTCCCCGGGGGGTGGGAGGACCCCAGACCACCTCACCTGGTAGATGTGGTTGAGCTTGAAGTGCttgagcaggagcagcagcacggCAGAGATGGCCTTGACGATGATCTCCTTGTGCCGGTTGACGTCCACGCCCAGCTTCATGCTCTGCAGCACCGTGgtcctggggacacagggggggcACTGCCAGGAACTGCTTCttgggagggggggaggggctgggaaggaattcccagagaagctgtggctgccccgtccctggaagtgtccaaggccaggctggatggggcttggagcagcctgggatagtggaaggtggccctgTCTGTGGGGTGgaatgggctttaaggtcccttcccacccaaaccattccatgattccatgctcctgcagcagggcagggtcaCATCACCCAGGGAGTCCCAAACCAAACTCTTCCTGGTTCCTCCtgtccccccctcccttcccttcccttcccaccccatcccagccctctgctccGGGGCACTCACGGCATCTCCTCCGGCAGCACGTCTGCCAGGATGTTGATGGAGTCTGTCTTGGCTTTGGAGgtgggggctgcagccaggaggaTCTTCAGGAGAGCAatctggggagcagggagagatggagaggggatgggagcagggggaTATAAACCTGGGAGGCACCACTGGAAAGGGATGGGGCTCTGATCCCAGAGGATCCCAGTACTCCCAGCTCACCATGTActggggcaggctgggcagCAGGCCCTGGTACAGGATCTCAGCAGGGACTTGCTCCACTTCCTCTTCCCCCTGGGGCCAGAAGAGACCAGAAAACCTCCACCAGTGCCCTGGCCCTGGGATATGATCCCAAGGGCTGGAGACCCTCAGCCCAGAGAAACCACTCCCTGGCAGAGCaaacatcccatcccatcccaccccatcccacacTCACTCCAGACAGTGGGGAGCGCAGGAATTCGTCTTCCATGTGCACCTGGACCTCAGCAATGGACGTGTACTTgtgctgcagggggacaggggggtcaGCACggcccccccagctcccaccatCCCATAATACCCCTCCTGGATCCCTGTCCCAAGGGTGGCCCATGATcatgggcagggtgggagctgctggactCAGCTATGGACAATCCCAGGAGCAAAGGAAGACAAGAAGGGATAAAGCCCCTAAGAAAGGGATAAAGCCCCCAAGGAAGGGATGAAGCCCCTTAAGGAAGGGATAAAGCCCCTTAAGGAAGGGATAAAGCCCCTTAAGGAAGGGATAAAGCCCCTTAAGGAAGGGATGAAGCCCCCTAAGGAAGGGATGAAGTCCCTAAGGAAGGGATGAAGTCCCCTAAGGAAGGGATGAAGCCCCCTAAGGAAGGGATGAAGCCCCCTAAGGAAGGGATGAAGCCCCTGAGGAAGGGATGAAGCCCCTGAGGAAGGGATGAAGCCCCTATGGAAGTGAAGAAGCCCCCTAAGGAAGGGATGAAGCCCTgctggaagggaagaagaaagggatgCAGCCCCCTAAGGAAGGGGCTTGGACAGCCTGagagagcagggatgggatgagaaCTTCAGGCTGCTCCCACTACAGGGCTGAGGAAGGGGGAGATGGCTCAGGAAAACCCtctcctgagctgtgctgggagcaggggctggggaagggaattCCTGGATGGACTCACCAGCTTCAGGGTGCGGATGCTCTCGTGGATGGGCCGGGGCAGACCCACCACCGTGTTGGTGTCACTGTGGGAGGGACAGAGtcaggctgggggcagagctgggcacccaggggaggggaagggacccccaggggcagggacctccaggggcagggacccccaggggtgggacagggacccccaaggggtgggacagggacccccaaggggtgggacagggaccccTCAAGAGTGGGACAGGGTCCTCCCAGGAGTGgggaagggacccccaggaGCGGAACAGGGACCCCccaggggtgggacagggaccaCGAGCCAGTGACCCCAGgacttttctgctgctgcatggAGGCAAGAACAGCCCCAGAACTGacctctcccccagcccccccaaactGGCCTCTCCCCAAGCCCCTCAAACTGCCCCCCCCGGCTGGCCCTGGCCCCACCTGCCCAAGGTGTATCCGATGAATTTGCTCCTGCTGGACTCCAGGAACATCTCAATGtccttctccctgcagccaAGGGGGATGGGAAGAGTCACATCTTCCCGTCCCCCTTGGAATgtcacagctccagccccagggaaaAGCCTGACAAAGGGATGATGCCCAgcccaccccccaaaaaacagccACCCAAGTGACCACCCCACCCCCAACcccttcctccatccctgctgagATTCCCAACATTCAGCCTCTTTTCCCCACCCCGTTCCAGCCctgcccggctccccccggACTCACCGGACCTTGGgggcccagggcagccccttgGGGCAGGTGATGCGCTCGCTGGGGGGGTGCTGGGTGGGGGGGGGCATCACTTCATCCCGCTCCAGGGGGAAGGTCTCCCCCTCCAGGCTGTTGTCGTCGTcgttctcctcctcctcctcccgggAGTCGTCGGCTTTGTAGGGATCGCGCTCGTTGAAGGCGTCCAGGTTGTCCTGCTTGATGAGGGCCTGCGGGGGGGGCAGAGCATCCAGGGAATGTGCCTGCTCCaagggcagtgcccagcccctGGAAGAGACCTCGGTCATGTCACCATCCCCTCGATGATGTCACCATCCCCTCAGTGATGTCACCATCCCCTCAGTGATGTCACCATGCCCTCGATGATGTCACCATCCCCTCGATGATGTCACCATCCCCTCGATGATGTCACCATGCCCTCAGTGATGTCACCATGCGCTTGATGATGTCACTATCCCCTCAATGTCACTGTACCCTCACTGATGTCACCATCCCCTCGATGTCAGCATGCCCTTATTGATGTCACCATCCCCTTGATGATGTCACCATGCCCTCAGTGATGTCACCATTCCCTTCATGATGTCACCATGCCCTCAGTGATGCCACCATCCCCTCAGTGATGTCACCATGCACTCACTAATGTTACCAACCCCCCGATAATGTCACCATCCCCTTGATGATGTCACCATGCCCTCAATGATGTCACCATGCCCTCAGTGATGTCACCATGCACTAATGTCACCATCCCCTTGATGATGTCACCATGCCCTCAACAATGTCACCATGCCCTCAATGATGTCACCATGCCCTCAATGATGTCACCATGCCCTCGGTGATGTCACCATGCCCTCGGTGATGTCACCATTACCTTGATGATGTCATCAAGCCTCCCTGATGTCACCACACCCTGACTGATGTTACCATACCCCCATTGCTGTCACTGTTCCCTCATTGATGTAACCATGCCCTCACTGATGTCACTGTCCCCTCGTTGCTGTCACCTTACCCTCGTTGGTGTCACCATGCCCTTGATGTCACCATCACCTCATTGCTGTCACTGTCCCCTCATTGATGTCACCATGCCCTCCCTGCTGTCACCACGCCCatgctgctgtccctgtcccccatTGCTGTCACccccctgctgtccctgtcccccgtTGCTGTCACccccctgctgtccctgtcccccatTGCTGTCACCCCccgctgtccctgtcccccatTGCTGTCACCCCCTGCTGTCCCTGTTCCCCGTTGCTGTCACcccctgctgctgtccctgtcaccccccactgtccctgtccccaccttGTGCTCCCTGCGGCCGCgtttctgctgctgctcgaTGAGGTCGGAGGCGGACGCCGGGGGCGATGCCGCCCTCATGTTCCGGATCACCTGGATACTGTCCTCCGGGAGCGGGGGCAGCCCCAGGATCTCCCTCTTCTCCGCCTTcaagctctgcagctcctcaaaGCCCCCCAGGGTGCACTGCAAGGGACACCGGGAGCTGAGCGTGggagctcccagggcagctccgCCTGCCCTTCCCAAAACTGCTCTCCACAATCAcaatcatggaatcctggaggttggaaaagccctccaaggtcaccaagtccaacctgtgaccatAACCCCCTTGtcctccagcccagagcactgagggccacagccagcccctccctggacacctccaggggtggggactccatcacctccctgagtagcccctccctgggcagccccttccaaggtctgaccaccctttccaggaagaaattcctcctcctgtccaacctgaccctcccctggcacagctggaggccgttccctctcctcctgtcccttgttccctgggagcagagcctgacaccCCCCCtggttcccccctcctgtcagggagttgcagagccagaaggtcccccctgagcctccttttctccaggctgagcccccccagctccctgagttctcctgctgttcctggtgctccagccccttcccagctccctcagttctcctgctccagacccttccccagctctgttcccttccctggacacgctccagcccctccatgtccttcttgtccTGGGGGGCCTAAATCCTTCTCCAGGGTGTAAAACAggagctgcctgtccctgtgccccccttgTCCTTGTGACAggcaggaggaacaggaggGTGTCCAGGAATCCACAACTGGAGTGTCCAGAGCTTTCCCTTTCTGGATCCCATCAGGGATCTCACTTTGGGTCCAGCTCCAGATACCAACATCCAATACTTCCCTTTGGGGGAAAGCCTGGGATTGGGTTTAATAACGTGCAAACTGAACACCAGAAGAGGATGGAGCAATTACAGCCAGATCCAAGGGCAGAATTCCCTCCTGTGCCAAGCATCAAAGCACACATCCCATATCCCATGGCCTCTCCTCACCAGCACAGTCTtccacagcaggagcagcaccttCTTCATGGGGAAATGCGGAGCGTGGCCGCTGCAGAACTTGGTCACCATCCCAAAGAGCATCACGGAGAAGGGCTCGTTGTTGTACAGGGGGGCTCCTGCAACCACACAGCGGGATTATCCAGGAATTCCTCCTCCCTGTTCTCATCCCCAACAGCTCAGagacccccatcccaccccagaCAGCTCCCTCTCCTCTGCAAGGCCTCAGGCCCTCCATCATTTCTCACCTCTGTGTTCAGAGGAAACAACGGCCCCAATGCCCCACGTTTTTCCTGGGAAGAGAGcacccagcagcaggaaaggctgGATGGTTCCTCCTGCTCACCCTTCCAAGCTGAGCAGAAACCAACCCAGTGCTGCCAGTCCCTGTTAACCAAGGCCTGGAGGCAAATCCCACCCCGCTGCCCTCCCCACGCCGAGCTCGGAATCCTCACCCAGCTCCGCTCGGAATGTTTGTCTCATGCTCTTCCACTCGGGCTTGTCCCCCTCGGCCTCCTGGCGCACGGTCTCCACGATCAGGTACATGATGTTCAGCAGCACCCTGGAAAAAACAGCTTGGGATGAGCTGGGATGAGTTTGGGAAGCACTGCTGGCACCCAGCATCCCGGGATGGAGATGCAGGAGGTGGGCTGGAGTTGCCTTGGTAACGTTTGTGCTTCTGCAGGTACATTTCTGGTCTCTAAACCAGGGAAAACAGCCCTGGATTGGCAGGATGAGGTGAATTGTGAACATTTTCAGGGAGTTTTGGTCTCTAAACCAGGAAAAATAGCCCTGGATTTGCAGGAGGATGAGGTGGATGGTGGATGTTTGCAaggattttgcttttcctggaaTATGTTGGAATTGAACtgattttttccagtgttttcagcCCACACCAGATCCAGATTCCATGCCAGTGCTCAGGGAAAAGGTCTCTCCAACTCCAAGCCGGAAAAAATCTCCTTTCCCAAATTTTCCTGCTCTCACATCCCCAAcctgccccattcctgctgtgctgagcacgAGGGACACCCGTGGATGCTCACGGAGCTCTGGCCCCCCCAGGgcctgtcccagctccccaaaactcctggaaaagcctggccccccctccagccccaccactgcCACTCCATACCTCAGGTCTGTGCTGtcagccagggagatggccGGTTTCCTCACGGCACTGGAACACGCCGCGCTGTTGCTGCGGAGGGAAAACAGCCCAGTGGGAATTCGGGGCAGTCTGGGGGAATCTGGGAGAATCCAGGCTCTGCCACAGGCTTCCCATGTGCCAGGGGCAACTCTGGGAGAGACGCTGCTGCCAGGAATTCCCTGCTCACAGGAGGAACTTTGGCACTTAACCAATTATTGTTATTATAGAAACAcaacataaattatatttatgtaatatatattactgttacattaaaaatattatataaatataagataaaaaattatatagttttatatataatataaaaatatatatttatatatataaagatatcCATATACTTTatagataaaatatatatttaatatatatttatataaatacaaatatataatattatatataatgtaaatatttatattattatatgaatatttacattatataaataatatataattatattatataaataatatataattatattatataaataatatataattatattatataaataatatataactATATTGTatgaataatatataataatattacaTATCATAATAGATATAATTTATATCATATAAataatatacattatatatcATAACagatataatttatattatataaatatatcatatactatatattattataatttataattttatatatataaatatataacatatatttatatctatttataaatgtttatatatataaatatttatttatatatttctatatatttatattggttttatatataaacatttgtaaatatttatacacaaatgtaaatacataaaaatacaaatatattatatattattattattatgtatattatatatatgatataaatataatataaatatttctataataaTATAAATCCAATAAAATATCGGATTTCTCAGGTCTAATCCCACATTGCACCCCCCCAAAGGCTGGGAATGGCTCTGGTGGATGCAGGAACCAGAGGAGGGCCCTGCCCGGTGGCTCAGAGCCACGGCCAGGGAGCTCTCCCGCGGCACTCACTCGATCTCCATGTTGAGCAGCTCCACCAGGGCG is part of the Chiroxiphia lanceolata isolate bChiLan1 chromosome 25, bChiLan1.pri, whole genome shotgun sequence genome and encodes:
- the STRIP1 gene encoding striatin-interacting protein 1 isoform X1 — encoded protein: MEAGGGPGPGPAAAPGNNNNRGRGGAAAPARGRDMARPPRKDSEGYSESPDLEFEYADTDKWAAELSELYSYTEGPEFLLNRKCFEEDFRIHMPERRWPELERAQHRTHAMRLLDGLEVTARERRLRVARAILYVAQGTFGECSSEAEVQAWMRYNIFLLLEVGTFNALVELLNMEIDNSAACSSAVRKPAISLADSTDLRVLLNIMYLIVETVRQEAEGDKPEWKSMRQTFRAELGAPLYNNEPFSVMLFGMVTKFCSGHAPHFPMKKVLLLLWKTVLCTLGGFEELQSLKAEKREILGLPPLPEDSIQVIRNMRAASPPASASDLIEQQQKRGRREHKALIKQDNLDAFNERDPYKADDSREEEEENDDDNSLEGETFPLERDEVMPPPTQHPPSERITCPKGLPWAPKVREKDIEMFLESSRSKFIGYTLGSDTNTVVGLPRPIHESIRTLKLHKYTSIAEVQVHMEDEFLRSPLSGGEEEVEQVPAEILYQGLLPSLPQYMIALLKILLAAAPTSKAKTDSINILADVLPEEMPTTVLQSMKLGVDVNRHKEIIVKAISAVLLLLLKHFKLNHIYQFEYMAQHLVFANCIPLILKFFNQNIMSYITAKNSISVLDYPYCVVHELPELTAESLEAGDNNQFCWRNLFSCINLLRILNKLTKWKHSRTMMLVVFKSAPILKRALKVKQAMLQLYVLKLLKVQTKYLGRQWRKSNMKTMSAIYQKVRHRLNDDWAYGNDLDARPWDFQAEECALRASIERFNARRYDRAHGNPEFVPVDNCLQSVLGQRVELPEDFQVNYDLWLEREVFSRPISWEELLQ
- the STRIP1 gene encoding striatin-interacting protein 1 isoform X2; the protein is MEPQEVGWSCLGNVRAAAGTFLVPKPGKTALALQEDEGYSESPDLEFEYADTDKWAAELSELYSYTEGPEFLLNRKCFEEDFRIHMPERRWPELERAQHRTHAMRLLDGLEVTARERRLRVARAILYVAQGTFGECSSEAEVQAWMRYNIFLLLEVGTFNALVELLNMEIDNSAACSSAVRKPAISLADSTDLRVLLNIMYLIVETVRQEAEGDKPEWKSMRQTFRAELGAPLYNNEPFSVMLFGMVTKFCSGHAPHFPMKKVLLLLWKTVLCTLGGFEELQSLKAEKREILGLPPLPEDSIQVIRNMRAASPPASASDLIEQQQKRGRREHKALIKQDNLDAFNERDPYKADDSREEEEENDDDNSLEGETFPLERDEVMPPPTQHPPSERITCPKGLPWAPKVREKDIEMFLESSRSKFIGYTLGSDTNTVVGLPRPIHESIRTLKLHKYTSIAEVQVHMEDEFLRSPLSGGEEEVEQVPAEILYQGLLPSLPQYMIALLKILLAAAPTSKAKTDSINILADVLPEEMPTTVLQSMKLGVDVNRHKEIIVKAISAVLLLLLKHFKLNHIYQFEYMAQHLVFANCIPLILKFFNQNIMSYITAKNSISVLDYPYCVVHELPELTAESLEAGDNNQFCWRNLFSCINLLRILNKLTKWKHSRTMMLVVFKSAPILKRALKVKQAMLQLYVLKLLKVQTKYLGRQWRKSNMKTMSAIYQKVRHRLNDDWAYGNDLDARPWDFQAEECALRASIERFNARRYDRAHGNPEFVPVDNCLQSVLGQRVELPEDFQVNYDLWLEREVFSRPISWEELLQ
- the STRIP1 gene encoding striatin-interacting protein 1 isoform X3 — protein: MAAALPRLSLPLPREEGGYSESPDLEFEYADTDKWAAELSELYSYTEGPEFLLNRKCFEEDFRIHMPERRWPELERAQHRTHAMRLLDGLEVTARERRLRVARAILYVAQGTFGECSSEAEVQAWMRYNIFLLLEVGTFNALVELLNMEIDNSAACSSAVRKPAISLADSTDLRVLLNIMYLIVETVRQEAEGDKPEWKSMRQTFRAELGAPLYNNEPFSVMLFGMVTKFCSGHAPHFPMKKVLLLLWKTVLCTLGGFEELQSLKAEKREILGLPPLPEDSIQVIRNMRAASPPASASDLIEQQQKRGRREHKALIKQDNLDAFNERDPYKADDSREEEEENDDDNSLEGETFPLERDEVMPPPTQHPPSERITCPKGLPWAPKVREKDIEMFLESSRSKFIGYTLGSDTNTVVGLPRPIHESIRTLKLHKYTSIAEVQVHMEDEFLRSPLSGGEEEVEQVPAEILYQGLLPSLPQYMIALLKILLAAAPTSKAKTDSINILADVLPEEMPTTVLQSMKLGVDVNRHKEIIVKAISAVLLLLLKHFKLNHIYQFEYMAQHLVFANCIPLILKFFNQNIMSYITAKNSISVLDYPYCVVHELPELTAESLEAGDNNQFCWRNLFSCINLLRILNKLTKWKHSRTMMLVVFKSAPILKRALKVKQAMLQLYVLKLLKVQTKYLGRQWRKSNMKTMSAIYQKVRHRLNDDWAYGNDLDARPWDFQAEECALRASIERFNARRYDRAHGNPEFVPVDNCLQSVLGQRVELPEDFQVNYDLWLEREVFSRPISWEELLQ